One stretch of Thalassophryne amazonica chromosome 19, fThaAma1.1, whole genome shotgun sequence DNA includes these proteins:
- the cdkn3 gene encoding cyclin-dependent kinase inhibitor 3, translated as MRTSEFDSSSEEEEVGEEERTPLNISWLPLSIVECSQFVGICALPGCRFKDIRRSLQGDIDNLQNQGVQDVFVFCTRGELQKYRVPSLLEVYEQRGFTVHHMPFPDGDTPELEQCSQILKELQLNLQNNRRTVIHCYGGLGRSALIIACLLLHLSSTLTPNEAIEFLRQHRGGGAIQTIKQYNFVHEFRERFTAYQEHSGASTERSVSR; from the exons ATGAGAACAAGTGAGTTTGACTCGTCCTCTGAAGAGGAGGAGGTTGGAGAGGAGGAACGGACTCCTCTAAACATCTCCTG GTTGCCTCTGTCCATAGTGGAATGCTCCCAGTTTGTAGGGATTTGTGCGTTACCAG GCTGCCGATTCAAAGACATCCGCAGAAGTCTGCAAGGAGACATCG ACAATCTACAGAACCAGGGAGTGCAGGATGTGTTTGTGTTCTGCACCAGAGGAGAACTTCAGAAGTACAGGGTTCCATCCTTGCTGGAGGTCTACGAGCAGCGAGGCTTCACCGTTCACCACATGCCGTTCCCAGACGGAGACACTCCTGAGCTGGAGCAATGTTCCCAAATCCTCAAGGAACTTCAGCTCAACCTACAGAACAACAGGAGGACTGTGATCCA ctgTTATGGAGGTTTGGGACGCTCGGCATTGA TCATCGCCTGTCTGCTGCTTCATCTCTCCTCAACACTGACGCCAAACGAAGCCATCGAGTTCCTGAGACAgcacagaggaggaggagccatACAAACCATAAAG CAATACAACTTCGTCCATGAGTTCCGTGAGAGATTTACAGCCTACCAAGAACACAGCGGAGCATCCACAGAGCGCTCGGTGTCCCGGTGA